The following coding sequences are from one Verrucosispora sp. WMMD573 window:
- a CDS encoding glutamate synthase subunit beta, whose protein sequence is MPDPNGFLRYGRRLPARRPVPVRISDWREVYPPAGEGLIREQATRCMDCGIPFCHDGCPLGNRIPDWNDLVRTGNWDAAVESLHATNNFPEFTGRLCPAPCEAACVLGIAGGAPVTIKQVEVEIADAAAARGLPPRPAPVPSGRSVAVVGSGPAGLAAAQQLARAGHAVTVYERDDAIGGLLRYGIPDFKLEKRHIDARLAQLRAEGVEFRAGVNVGVDVTAEQLRARHDAVLLACGALQGRDTDTPGRQLRGVHQAMTHLVAANRVVAAAGEGQPALATLPDGTPIDAAGRHVVIIGGGDTAADCLGVAHRQGAAGVHQLDLYPQPPRARDESRDPWPTWPWILREYPAHEEGGERVFAVAVQEFVDDGTGAVRAVRIAEVSVEKHDGRRIVTVVPGTERELPADLVLLAIGFEGTEEQPLLAQLGVARNARGAVDSRADWQTEADGVFVAGDMHRGASLIVWAIAEGRAAAAAIHTYLEGVGTLPAPVHTASRPLAAH, encoded by the coding sequence GTGCCTGACCCGAACGGTTTCCTGCGCTACGGCCGGCGGCTGCCGGCCCGCCGGCCGGTGCCGGTGCGCATCAGCGACTGGCGGGAGGTCTACCCGCCGGCCGGTGAGGGACTGATCCGCGAGCAGGCCACCCGCTGCATGGACTGCGGCATCCCGTTCTGCCACGACGGTTGTCCGCTGGGCAACCGCATCCCGGACTGGAACGACCTGGTCCGCACCGGCAACTGGGATGCGGCGGTGGAGTCGCTGCACGCCACCAACAACTTTCCCGAGTTCACCGGCCGGCTCTGCCCGGCACCCTGCGAGGCCGCGTGTGTGCTCGGCATCGCCGGTGGCGCGCCGGTCACCATCAAGCAGGTCGAGGTGGAGATCGCCGACGCGGCCGCGGCCCGGGGACTGCCTCCGCGCCCGGCGCCCGTGCCCTCCGGTCGGTCGGTCGCCGTGGTCGGCTCCGGGCCGGCCGGGCTCGCCGCCGCGCAGCAACTGGCCCGCGCCGGTCACGCCGTGACCGTTTACGAGCGTGACGATGCGATCGGTGGCCTGCTGAGGTACGGCATCCCCGACTTCAAGCTGGAGAAGCGGCACATCGACGCCCGGCTGGCGCAGCTGCGCGCCGAGGGGGTCGAGTTCCGGGCCGGGGTGAACGTCGGGGTCGACGTCACCGCCGAGCAGCTGCGCGCCCGGCACGACGCGGTGCTGCTGGCCTGTGGCGCGTTGCAGGGCCGGGACACCGACACGCCGGGTCGGCAGCTGCGCGGCGTACACCAGGCGATGACGCATCTGGTGGCGGCCAACCGGGTGGTCGCGGCGGCCGGCGAGGGCCAGCCGGCGCTGGCCACCCTGCCGGACGGTACGCCAATCGACGCGGCCGGCCGGCACGTGGTCATCATCGGCGGTGGCGACACCGCGGCGGACTGTCTGGGTGTGGCGCACCGGCAGGGCGCGGCCGGCGTGCACCAGCTCGACCTGTATCCGCAGCCGCCGCGCGCCCGGGACGAGAGTCGCGACCCGTGGCCGACGTGGCCGTGGATCCTGCGCGAGTACCCGGCCCACGAGGAGGGCGGCGAGCGGGTCTTCGCGGTGGCGGTGCAGGAGTTCGTCGACGACGGCACCGGTGCGGTGCGGGCGGTGCGGATCGCCGAGGTGTCCGTGGAGAAGCACGACGGCCGGCGGATCGTCACGGTGGTGCCGGGCACCGAACGGGAACTGCCGGCCGACCTGGTGTTGCTGGCGATCGGCTTCGAGGGCACCGAGGAACAGCCGTTGCTGGCGCAGCTCGGGGTGGCCCGTAACGCGCGGGGCGCGGTCGACTCCCGGGCGGACTGGCAGACCGAGGCCGACGGGGTCTTCGTCGCCGGTGACATGCACCGGGGCGCGTCGCTGATCGTCTGGGCGATCGCCGAAGGGCGGGCCGCCGCCGCGGCGATCCACACGTACCTGGAGGGCGTCGGCACGCTGCCGGCTCCGGTCCACACGGCCAGCCGGCCCCTGGCGGCGCACTGA
- a CDS encoding GNAT family N-acetyltransferase — protein sequence MDSERTDLLDRLERFYDAVPRDAARVEDHGGLVLFVREGPGWPFYARPRRDGTGSPTLADVAAVRTRQRELGLPEALEWVHDTTPELLAVARSGGLCVLEAPLMVLDPAALPHPARLGVPVRLLDPADEDFDSAVAARRAVAAVGFAAPGTRRGEAGPADRDAAMIGLDAAAVDEERSRIADGSRLSALAGTPTEGPLASGMAMRVGDVAEIAGVATLPSARRRGFGAAVTATLARALLDTGTDLVFLTAGSEEIARVYLRVGFRRIGTACIASPTPLHP from the coding sequence GTGGATTCCGAGCGTACCGACCTCCTCGACCGGTTGGAACGGTTCTACGACGCGGTGCCCCGGGACGCGGCCCGTGTGGAAGATCACGGTGGTCTGGTGCTGTTCGTCCGGGAAGGCCCGGGATGGCCGTTCTACGCCCGGCCACGGCGGGACGGCACCGGGTCACCGACCCTCGCCGACGTGGCGGCGGTGCGGACGCGCCAGCGCGAACTCGGCCTGCCCGAGGCCCTGGAGTGGGTGCACGACACCACCCCCGAACTGCTGGCGGTGGCCCGCTCGGGCGGCCTGTGCGTCCTCGAAGCGCCGCTGATGGTGCTCGATCCGGCCGCCCTGCCGCACCCGGCGAGGCTGGGCGTACCGGTGCGGTTGCTCGATCCGGCGGACGAGGACTTCGACTCGGCGGTGGCCGCCCGGCGGGCCGTGGCGGCGGTCGGGTTCGCCGCTCCCGGCACCAGACGGGGCGAGGCCGGACCAGCCGACCGTGACGCCGCCATGATCGGACTGGACGCGGCGGCGGTCGACGAGGAGCGGTCCCGCATCGCCGACGGCAGCCGGCTGTCCGCACTGGCCGGCACCCCGACGGAAGGCCCACTGGCCAGCGGGATGGCCATGCGGGTCGGTGACGTCGCCGAGATCGCCGGGGTGGCCACGCTGCCCAGCGCCCGCCGTCGAGGGTTCGGCGCGGCGGTCACCGCCACCCTGGCCCGCGCCCTGCTGGACACCGGCACCGACCTGGTCTTCCTCACCGCCGGCAGCGAGGAGATCGCCCGCGTCTACCTGCGCGTCGGCTTCCGCCGCATCGGCACCGCCTGCATCGCTTCCCCCACCCCCCTACACCCCTGA
- a CDS encoding NAD(P)/FAD-dependent oxidoreductase, whose amino-acid sequence MRTAVVVGGGLGGLAVSGALARSGWQVTLLERADRIRPEPAAVMLWPNGVRALRALGLGAGLDAIATPLSDGGVRRPDGHWLVQPRPTPAERVPVVVHREDLHDALIAGLGERVELRTGVTVRTVRAAAGERPAVGDGRHTYEADLVVAADGTDSVIRRQLAPASGVVSSGCAAWRAVIPWYRAPSLPDAVGGEILGAGYRFVSASLGERGSSGASSRGGIYWMATAAGAARPEPPETQLALLRRWYAGWPAPVDELLAATDPADLVQREIRELRPLPRAFGFPAGPGGVVLLGDAAHAMPPHLGQGACLAFEDAATLAVLLRESTLPDAVLAYDRARRPRAAAVVRQTRRMSAVLRTRGRLALRARDAALGTITPRLLGTAATIAAQWRPPT is encoded by the coding sequence ATGCGGACCGCGGTGGTGGTCGGCGGCGGGCTCGGCGGCCTGGCGGTCTCCGGCGCGCTCGCCCGTTCGGGCTGGCAGGTGACGCTCCTGGAGCGGGCCGACCGGATCCGTCCCGAGCCGGCCGCCGTGATGCTCTGGCCCAACGGGGTCCGGGCGTTGCGCGCCCTGGGGCTCGGCGCCGGACTGGACGCCATCGCCACCCCCCTGTCCGACGGCGGGGTGCGCCGTCCGGACGGGCACTGGCTGGTGCAGCCCCGACCGACGCCGGCCGAGCGTGTCCCGGTGGTGGTGCACCGGGAGGACCTGCACGACGCGCTGATCGCGGGCCTGGGCGAGCGGGTCGAGCTGCGTACCGGGGTGACGGTGCGGACGGTGCGCGCCGCCGCCGGTGAACGGCCCGCTGTCGGCGACGGCCGGCACACGTACGAGGCGGATCTGGTCGTGGCCGCCGACGGCACGGACAGCGTGATCCGGCGTCAGCTCGCCCCCGCCTCGGGAGTGGTCAGCTCCGGCTGCGCCGCCTGGCGGGCGGTGATCCCCTGGTACCGCGCGCCCAGCCTGCCCGACGCGGTCGGCGGTGAGATCCTCGGTGCCGGCTACCGTTTCGTGTCCGCCTCGCTGGGCGAACGGGGCTCCTCCGGCGCCTCCAGCCGTGGCGGCATCTACTGGATGGCCACCGCGGCGGGCGCGGCCCGTCCCGAGCCGCCGGAGACCCAGTTGGCGCTGCTGCGCCGCTGGTACGCCGGCTGGCCCGCGCCGGTCGACGAACTGCTGGCCGCGACCGACCCGGCCGACCTGGTGCAGCGGGAGATCCGGGAGCTGCGTCCGCTGCCCCGAGCGTTCGGCTTCCCGGCCGGCCCGGGCGGGGTGGTGCTGCTCGGCGATGCCGCGCACGCCATGCCGCCGCACCTGGGGCAGGGTGCCTGCCTGGCCTTCGAGGACGCCGCGACCCTCGCCGTGCTGCTGCGCGAGTCGACCCTGCCCGACGCGGTGCTGGCGTACGACCGGGCGCGGCGACCCCGCGCGGCGGCCGTGGTCCGGCAGACCCGCCGCATGTCCGCGGTGCTGCGCACCCGGGGCCGCCTGGCCCTACGCGCCCGCGACGCGGCCCTGGGCACCATCACCCCCCGCCTACTCGGCACCGCCGCCACCATCGCCGCCCAATGGCGCCCCCCAACCTGA
- a CDS encoding SGNH/GDSL hydrolase family protein, translating to MPHRPLARALTALVALLTAAVGALAVPGVAQAAAPIHYVALGDSYSSGVGAGPYDLSTCLRSQKSYAPLWAAANNVASFRFPACGGAVTADVLDNQLGSLSTTTTMVTITIGGNDAGFADVMTDCRFGSTSTCTNAVNAAKAFATGTLPARLDRTYAAIRERAPNARLIVLGYPRLFETRYCGLLAMSTYKRTILNEAADVLATVTADRAAAAGATFADTRPTFAGHGVCGAQPWIRDVTGVIEAYHPNADGYRYGYLPALNAVTG from the coding sequence ATGCCCCATCGTCCGTTGGCCCGCGCCCTGACCGCGCTGGTCGCCCTCCTCACCGCCGCCGTCGGCGCGCTGGCCGTCCCCGGCGTCGCCCAGGCCGCCGCGCCCATCCACTACGTCGCCCTGGGCGACTCGTACTCCTCAGGTGTCGGTGCCGGCCCGTACGACCTGTCCACCTGCCTGCGCAGCCAGAAGTCGTACGCCCCGCTGTGGGCAGCCGCCAACAACGTGGCCAGCTTCCGGTTCCCCGCCTGCGGCGGCGCGGTCACCGCCGACGTGCTCGACAACCAGCTGGGCTCGCTGTCCACCACCACCACGATGGTCACCATCACCATCGGCGGCAACGACGCCGGTTTCGCCGACGTGATGACCGACTGCCGGTTCGGCAGCACCTCCACCTGCACCAACGCCGTCAACGCCGCGAAGGCGTTCGCCACCGGCACGCTGCCGGCCCGGCTGGACCGCACCTACGCCGCCATCCGGGAACGGGCCCCCAACGCCCGATTGATCGTGCTCGGCTATCCACGGCTGTTCGAGACCCGCTACTGCGGACTGCTGGCCATGAGCACCTACAAGCGCACCATCCTCAACGAGGCGGCCGACGTCCTCGCCACCGTGACCGCCGACCGGGCCGCCGCTGCCGGCGCCACCTTCGCCGACACCCGGCCCACCTTCGCCGGCCACGGCGTCTGCGGCGCCCAGCCGTGGATCCGGGACGTCACCGGGGTCATCGAGGCGTACCACCCGAACGCCGACGGCTACCGCTACGGCTACCTGCCGGCGCTCAACGCGGTCACCGGCTGA
- the gltB gene encoding glutamate synthase large subunit produces the protein MREGQVASPAGLHDPAYEHDACGVAFVADLHGRRSHTVVANGLGALCRLDHRGARGAEPNTGDGAGIMIQVPDAFLRAVVEFPLPPAGEYATGLVFLTDDDAAEARARQVVEKYALVEGAEVLGWRDVPVDPSGLGETALAAMPRVRQVFLAAKRLTDTPAGPAGEALSGVELERVAFCVRKQAERETAERGVPAYFPSLSGRTMVYKGMLTPDQLPAFYPDLTDERVASAIALVHSRFSTNTFPSWPLAHPYRFIAHNGEINTIRGNRNWMQAREALLRTPDLPGNIRRVFPICTPAASDSANFDEVLELLHLAGRSLPHAVLMMIPEAWENDPDMRADKRAFYRFHASLMEPWDGPASVAFTDGEIVGAVLDRNGLRPGRWWQTADGLVVLGSEAGVLDLDPAAVVAKGRLQPGRMFLVDTVAGRIVHDDEIKTELAAAQPYADWLHAGLIEMDDLPAREHVVYTHDSVRRRQQTFGYTEEELKILLAPMARTGAEPIGSMGTDTPISPLSTRPRLLYDYFHQLFAQVTNPPLDAIREELVTSLATTIGPEGNLLDPGPASCRQIVLPYPVIDNDELAKILCIDEDGDLPGFKAVRVSGLYRIRDGGAGIRARLTEICRHVSEAIEDGVRILVLSDRDSNADLAPIPSLLLTAAVHQHLVREQTRTQVALIVESGDCREVHHAAVLIGYGAAAVNPYLAFESVEDMISTGVLAGVAPRAAIRNYVKALGKGVLKIMSKMGISTVSSYCGAQVFEAVGLDTGLVERYFRGTPSTISGVSLDGIHAEVAARHALAWPAAGAEAVDLLPVGGEYQWRREGELHLFNPETVFLLQHATRSRQYDVFRDYTAKVDELAARAGSLRGLFRLRSGVLPPVPIEEVEPASEIVKRFATGAMSYGSISAESHETLAVAMNRLGGKSNTGEGGEDVERLHDPARRSAVKQIASGRFGVTSEYLVNADDLQIKMAQGAKPGEGGQLPGNKVWPWIARTRHATPGVGLISPPPHHDIYSIEDLAQLVHDLKCVNPAARVHVKLVSEVGVGTVAAGVAKLKADVILISGHDGGTGASPLNSLKHAGTPWELGLAEAQQTLLLNKLRDRVTVQVDGQLKTGRDVIVAALLGAEEFGFATAPLIVSGCIMMRVCHLDTCPVGIATQNPVLRERYTGKPEFVENFFLFLAEEIRGYLAELGLRSIDEAIGRTELLDVAPAVEHWKAGGLDLGRVLHLPELPEGAARRGVRAQDHGLELALDNELIALAEPALGATGPDESVPLVRAEVAIRNEHRSVGAMLGGEVTRRHGGAGLPADTIEFTLRGTAGQSFGAFLPRGVTLRLHGDANDYVGKGLSGGRLVVRPDAAAPFVSANAEAGGRAEDQIIAGNTILYGATAGEVFLRGRVGERFAVRNSGAVTVVEGVGDHGCEYMTGGTVVVLGPTGRNFAAGMSGGTAFVWNLDRRRVNTELVDLSAPSEAERTRLHELVQRHFAETDSAIAEQLLKRWPEAVEEFTAVVPRDYRRVMEIMRAAEAAGQDVDDAVMSALAAPAQPAAGSSAPVAPAPRAVAQEVARA, from the coding sequence CTGCGAGAGGGCCAGGTAGCGTCCCCTGCCGGCCTGCACGACCCCGCGTACGAGCATGACGCGTGCGGCGTGGCCTTCGTGGCGGACCTGCACGGCCGACGCTCGCACACGGTGGTCGCCAACGGCCTCGGCGCGCTGTGCCGACTGGACCACCGTGGCGCCCGGGGCGCCGAACCGAACACCGGTGACGGCGCCGGCATCATGATCCAGGTGCCGGATGCGTTCCTGCGCGCGGTGGTCGAGTTTCCGCTGCCTCCGGCCGGCGAGTACGCCACCGGTCTGGTCTTCCTGACCGACGACGACGCCGCCGAGGCCCGGGCCCGGCAGGTGGTCGAGAAGTACGCCCTGGTCGAGGGCGCCGAGGTGCTCGGCTGGCGCGACGTCCCGGTCGACCCGAGCGGCCTCGGTGAGACGGCGTTGGCGGCGATGCCCCGCGTCCGACAGGTCTTCCTCGCCGCGAAGCGCCTCACCGACACCCCCGCCGGCCCGGCCGGTGAGGCGTTGAGCGGCGTCGAGCTGGAGCGGGTCGCCTTCTGCGTACGCAAGCAGGCCGAGCGCGAGACCGCCGAGCGGGGGGTGCCGGCGTACTTCCCGTCGCTGTCCGGCCGGACCATGGTCTACAAGGGGATGCTCACCCCGGACCAGCTGCCCGCGTTCTACCCGGATCTCACCGACGAGCGGGTGGCCAGCGCCATCGCCCTGGTGCACTCCCGGTTCTCCACAAACACCTTCCCGTCCTGGCCGCTGGCGCACCCGTACCGCTTCATCGCGCACAACGGCGAGATCAACACCATCCGGGGCAACCGGAACTGGATGCAGGCCCGCGAGGCGCTGCTGCGCACCCCGGATCTGCCCGGCAACATCCGGCGCGTCTTCCCGATCTGCACCCCGGCCGCCTCCGACTCGGCCAACTTCGACGAGGTACTCGAACTGCTGCACCTGGCCGGGCGCAGTCTGCCGCACGCGGTGCTGATGATGATCCCGGAGGCGTGGGAGAACGACCCCGACATGCGCGCCGACAAGCGCGCCTTCTACCGGTTCCACGCCAGCCTGATGGAGCCGTGGGACGGCCCGGCCTCGGTCGCCTTCACCGACGGCGAGATCGTCGGCGCGGTGCTCGACCGTAACGGTCTGCGTCCGGGCCGCTGGTGGCAGACCGCTGACGGCCTGGTGGTGCTGGGCAGCGAGGCGGGCGTACTCGACCTCGACCCGGCCGCCGTGGTGGCCAAGGGGCGGCTCCAGCCAGGCAGGATGTTCCTGGTCGACACCGTCGCCGGCCGGATCGTGCACGACGACGAGATCAAGACCGAGTTGGCCGCCGCCCAGCCGTACGCCGACTGGCTGCACGCCGGGCTTATCGAGATGGACGACCTGCCGGCCCGCGAGCACGTCGTCTACACCCACGACTCGGTACGCCGCCGCCAGCAGACCTTCGGCTACACCGAGGAGGAGCTGAAAATCCTGCTCGCGCCGATGGCGCGGACCGGCGCGGAGCCGATCGGCTCGATGGGCACCGACACCCCGATCTCCCCGTTGTCCACCCGGCCACGGCTGCTCTACGACTACTTCCATCAGTTGTTCGCCCAGGTCACCAACCCTCCGCTGGACGCCATCCGGGAGGAGTTGGTGACCAGCCTGGCCACCACCATCGGCCCGGAGGGCAACCTGCTCGATCCCGGCCCGGCGAGCTGCCGGCAGATCGTGCTGCCCTACCCGGTGATCGACAACGACGAGCTGGCGAAGATCCTCTGTATCGACGAGGACGGTGACCTGCCCGGCTTCAAGGCAGTGCGGGTGTCCGGGCTCTACCGCATCCGTGACGGTGGCGCCGGGATCCGAGCCCGGCTGACCGAGATCTGCCGGCACGTCTCCGAGGCGATCGAGGACGGCGTACGGATCCTGGTGCTCTCCGACCGGGACTCCAACGCCGACCTGGCCCCGATCCCGTCGCTGCTGCTCACCGCGGCGGTGCACCAGCACCTGGTCCGGGAGCAGACCCGGACCCAGGTGGCGCTCATCGTCGAGTCGGGCGACTGCCGTGAGGTGCACCACGCGGCGGTGCTGATCGGCTACGGGGCGGCGGCGGTCAACCCGTACCTGGCCTTCGAGTCGGTGGAGGACATGATCTCCACGGGTGTGCTGGCCGGGGTCGCGCCGCGGGCCGCGATCCGCAACTACGTCAAGGCGCTCGGCAAGGGTGTCCTGAAGATCATGTCCAAGATGGGCATCTCGACGGTGTCGTCGTACTGCGGCGCGCAGGTCTTCGAAGCGGTCGGGCTGGACACCGGACTGGTCGAGCGGTATTTCCGGGGCACGCCGAGCACGATCAGCGGCGTCAGCCTCGACGGCATCCACGCCGAGGTTGCCGCCCGGCACGCGTTGGCCTGGCCGGCGGCCGGCGCCGAGGCGGTCGACCTGCTGCCGGTGGGCGGCGAGTACCAGTGGCGCCGCGAGGGTGAGCTGCACCTGTTCAACCCGGAGACGGTCTTCCTGCTCCAGCACGCCACCCGCAGCCGCCAGTACGACGTCTTCCGCGACTACACCGCCAAGGTCGACGAGTTGGCCGCGCGGGCTGGTTCGCTGCGCGGGTTGTTCCGGCTGCGCAGCGGCGTGCTGCCGCCGGTGCCGATCGAGGAGGTGGAGCCGGCCAGCGAGATCGTCAAGCGGTTCGCCACCGGCGCCATGTCGTACGGGTCGATTTCGGCCGAGTCGCACGAGACCCTCGCCGTCGCGATGAACCGGCTCGGCGGCAAGTCCAACACCGGCGAGGGCGGGGAGGACGTCGAGCGGCTGCACGACCCCGCCCGCCGCTCCGCCGTCAAGCAGATCGCCAGCGGCCGGTTCGGCGTGACCAGCGAGTATCTGGTAAACGCCGACGACCTCCAGATCAAGATGGCGCAGGGGGCCAAGCCCGGTGAGGGCGGGCAGTTGCCCGGCAACAAGGTCTGGCCGTGGATCGCGCGTACCCGGCACGCCACCCCCGGCGTCGGCCTGATCTCGCCGCCGCCGCACCACGACATCTACTCAATCGAGGACCTCGCCCAGCTGGTGCACGACCTCAAGTGCGTCAACCCGGCCGCCCGGGTGCACGTCAAGCTGGTCAGCGAGGTCGGTGTCGGCACCGTCGCCGCCGGGGTGGCCAAGCTCAAGGCGGACGTCATCCTGATCTCCGGCCACGACGGCGGCACCGGCGCGTCCCCGCTGAACTCGCTCAAGCACGCCGGCACCCCGTGGGAGCTGGGCCTGGCCGAGGCACAGCAGACGCTGCTGCTCAACAAGCTGCGTGACCGGGTGACCGTGCAGGTCGACGGGCAGCTCAAGACCGGCCGGGACGTGATCGTCGCGGCGCTGCTCGGCGCCGAGGAGTTCGGCTTCGCCACCGCCCCGCTGATCGTCTCCGGCTGCATCATGATGCGCGTCTGCCACCTGGACACCTGCCCGGTGGGCATCGCCACCCAGAACCCGGTGCTGCGCGAGCGCTACACCGGCAAGCCGGAGTTCGTGGAGAACTTCTTCCTCTTCCTCGCCGAGGAGATCCGCGGTTACCTGGCCGAGCTGGGGCTACGCAGCATCGACGAGGCGATCGGGCGTACCGAGCTGCTCGACGTGGCACCGGCGGTGGAGCACTGGAAGGCCGGTGGGCTCGACCTCGGTCGGGTGCTGCACCTGCCGGAGCTGCCCGAGGGCGCGGCCCGCCGGGGCGTACGCGCTCAGGACCACGGCCTTGAGCTGGCCCTGGACAACGAGCTGATCGCCCTCGCCGAGCCGGCGCTGGGCGCCACCGGTCCCGACGAGTCGGTCCCGCTGGTGCGGGCCGAGGTGGCGATCCGCAACGAGCACCGCAGCGTCGGCGCGATGCTCGGCGGCGAGGTCACCCGCCGCCACGGTGGTGCCGGCCTGCCCGCCGACACCATCGAGTTCACCCTGCGCGGCACCGCCGGGCAGTCCTTCGGCGCGTTCCTGCCGCGCGGGGTGACCCTGCGCCTGCACGGCGACGCCAACGACTACGTCGGCAAGGGCCTCTCCGGTGGCCGGCTGGTCGTCCGCCCGGACGCGGCGGCACCGTTCGTGTCCGCCAACGCCGAGGCGGGCGGTCGCGCCGAGGATCAGATCATCGCCGGCAACACCATCCTGTACGGCGCGACCGCCGGTGAGGTCTTCCTGCGGGGTCGGGTCGGCGAGCGGTTCGCGGTCCGTAACTCGGGCGCGGTGACTGTCGTCGAGGGCGTCGGCGACCACGGCTGCGAGTACATGACCGGCGGCACCGTCGTGGTGCTCGGTCCGACCGGCCGCAACTTCGCCGCCGGCATGTCCGGCGGTACGGCGTTCGTCTGGAACCTCGACCGACGCCGGGTCAACACCGAACTGGTCGACCTGTCCGCGCCGAGCGAGGCGGAACGGACCCGCCTGCACGAGCTGGTGCAGCGGCACTTCGCGGAGACCGACTCGGCGATCGCCGAACAGTTGCTCAAGCGTTGGCCGGAGGCGGTGGAGGAGTTCACCGCCGTGGTGCCCCGGGACTACCGCCGGGTGATGGAGATCATGCGGGCCGCCGAAGCCGCCGGCCAGGACGTCGACGACGCGGTGATGAGCGCACTGGCGGCACCGGCGCAGCCGGCCGCCGGCTCGTCCGCACCGGTAGCCCCCGCCCCGCGGGCGGTCGCCCAGGAGGTGGCTCGTGCCTGA
- the trpA gene encoding tryptophan synthase subunit alpha has translation MSERTSRIGVAFDKARADGRALLVGCMPAGFPTVEGSIGAMKAMVAAGVDVIEVEIPYSDPVMDGPVIQRASDIALAGGVRTRDTLSIVEAVAATGAPVVTMTYWNPIERYGVDAFARDLAAAGGTGLITPDLIPEEAGEWLAASDAHGLDRTFLVAPSSTDERLAMTAAHCRGFVYATAIMGVTGARSQTSQAAPVLVSRVREVTDLPVGVGLGVGTGAQAATVAGYADAVIVGSALIRCLLDAPDEAAALTALRTLSAELSDGVRHPDR, from the coding sequence ATGAGCGAGCGGACCAGCCGGATCGGGGTGGCCTTCGACAAGGCCCGGGCGGACGGCCGGGCGTTGCTGGTCGGCTGCATGCCGGCCGGTTTTCCCACGGTCGAGGGCAGCATCGGGGCGATGAAGGCGATGGTCGCTGCGGGCGTCGACGTCATCGAGGTGGAGATCCCGTACTCCGACCCGGTGATGGACGGACCGGTGATCCAGCGGGCCAGTGACATCGCCCTGGCTGGCGGCGTACGCACCCGGGACACGTTGAGCATCGTCGAGGCGGTAGCCGCCACCGGTGCCCCGGTGGTGACGATGACCTACTGGAACCCGATCGAGCGGTACGGGGTGGACGCGTTCGCCCGGGATCTCGCCGCTGCCGGCGGGACCGGGTTGATCACCCCCGACCTGATCCCCGAGGAGGCCGGCGAGTGGCTGGCCGCCTCGGACGCGCACGGGCTGGACCGCACGTTCCTGGTCGCGCCGTCGTCCACCGATGAGCGGCTGGCGATGACGGCGGCGCACTGCCGGGGCTTCGTCTACGCCACCGCGATCATGGGCGTCACCGGGGCCCGGTCACAGACGTCGCAGGCGGCGCCGGTGCTGGTGTCCCGGGTGCGGGAGGTCACCGACCTGCCGGTCGGCGTCGGCCTGGGCGTGGGCACCGGGGCGCAGGCCGCCACCGTCGCCGGGTACGCCGACGCGGTGATCGTCGGCAGCGCGCTCATCCGCTGCCTGCTCGACGCCCCCGACGAGGCGGCCGCGCTGACCGCCCTGCGCACCCTGAGCGCCGAACTGTCCGACGGCGTCCGCCACCCCGACCGCTGA